In one Capra hircus breed San Clemente chromosome 22, ASM170441v1, whole genome shotgun sequence genomic region, the following are encoded:
- the ZXDC gene encoding zinc finger protein ZXDC isoform X2, with amino-acid sequence MDAPALLAAAAPDALGPQLGGGPGRPRRAPGPARRRLLLLREPEGGARGPRCGEAGPPAAGGGDSLVVLLDVARGAAAAPGRREPEPEPRAASSLAGRLAQAPAPRPRAGRWPQDLLVRLERGVLALAAPSRGPPPGQEAGSPAEARRAPAGPGYRCPEPQCALAFAKKHQLQVHLLTHGSGQGRRPFKCPLDGCGWAFTTSYKLKRHLQSHDKLRPFGCPVGGCGKKFTTVYNLKAHMKAHEQESLFKCEVCAERFPTHAKLSSHQRSHFEPERPYKCDFPGCEKTFITVSALFSHNRAHFREQELFSCSFPGCSKQYDKACRLKIHLRSHTGERPFICDSDSCGWTFTSMSKLLRHKRKHDDDRRFPCPVEGCGKSFTRAEHLKGHSVTHLGTKPFACPVEGCCARFSARSSLYIHAKKHLQDVAPPKSRCPVSSCDRLFASKHSMKAHVLRQHRRHPDLFPPLGAPSTLTPGGDPGSPGQGEFSHVDLAVLFSDPPADGSAAPGPPDAALGPGILTVDVTPAGASLGGDLPAGQASFGPMDPLVFVAHSDVPPGPDSPLVLGTAAVGFQQGGLAADDLPAMGTGTLGCLVAVPVKSLDQDPQALTPSGPQGASSAPEPLVPIKMEPDSPPRAQPGWQQEPGEGASRPAESSPSEQRGPRRDAGLAAGTSGFYLEGGGSARTDCQSVQRAKEKRQRGAGGRLGSTCAHSCA; translated from the exons ATGGACGCGCCGGCGCTGCTTGCCGCCGCGGCCCCGGACGCGCTCGGGCCCCAACTCGGCGGTGGCCCCGGCCGGCCCCGCAGAGCCCCGGGCCCCGCGCGCCGCCGCTTGCTGCTGCTGAGGGAGCCCGAGGGCGGCGCGCGGGGCCCGCGCTGCGGGGAGGCCGGGCCGCCGGCCGCCGGCGGCGGCGACTCTCTCGTGGTGCTGCTGGACGTGGCGCGCGGCGCGGCCGCGGCCCCGGGGCGGCGGGAGCCGGAGCCCGAGCCCCGCGCCGCCTCGAGCCTGGCCGGCCGCCTCGCGCAGGCCCCGGCGCCGCGCCCTCGGGCCGGCCGCTGGCCCCAGGACCTGCTGGTGCGCCTGGAGCGCGGCGTCCTCGCGCTGGCCGCGCCGTCCCGGGGCCCGCCCCCCGGCCAGGAGGCCGGCAGCCCGGCAGAGGCCCGCCGCGCGCCCGCCGGGCCCGGCTACCGGTGCCCCGAGCCGCAGTGCGCGCTCGCGTTCGCCAAGAAGCACCAGCTCCAGGTGCACCTGCTCACGCACGGCAGCGGCCAGGGCCGGCGGCCCTTCAAGTGCCCGCTGGACGGCTGCGGCTGGGCCTTCACCACGTCCTACAAGCTCAAGCGGCACCTGCAGTCGCACGACAAGCTGCGGCCGTTCGGCTGCCCAGTGGGCGGCTGCGGCAAGAAGTTCACCACCGTGTACAACCTCAAGGCGCATATGAAGGCGCACGAGCAGGAGAGCCTGTTCAAGTGCGAGGTGTGCGCCGAGCGCTTCCCCACGCACGCCAAGCTCAGCTCGCACCAGCGCAGCCACTTCGAGCCCGAGAGGCCCTACAAGTGCGACTTTCCCG GCTGCGAGAAGACATTCATCACTGTGAGCGCTCTGTTTTCCCATAACCGGGCCCACTTCCGGGAACAAGAGCTCTTTTCCTGCTCCTTTCCGGGATGCAGCAAGCAGTACGACAAAGCCTGTCGCCTGAAAATCCACCTGAGAAGCCACACAG GTGAGAGGCCTTTTATCTGTGACTCCGACAGTTGCGGCTGGACCTTCACCAGCATGTCTAAGCTCTTGAGGCACAAGAG GAAGCATGACGACGACCGCCGGTTCCCCTGCCCCGTCGAGGGCTGCGGCAAGTCATTCACCCGGGCCGAGCACCTGAAGGGCCACAGCGTCACCCACCTGGGTACCAAGCCCTTCGCCTGTCCTGTGGAAG GGTGCTGCGCCAGGTTCTCGGCGCGGAGCAGCCTCTACATCCACGCCAAGAAGCACCTGCAGGATGTGGCTCCCCCGAAGAGCAGGTGTCCGGTGTCCAGCTGCGACCGGCTCTTTGCCTCCAAGCACAGCATGAAGGCCCACGTGCTCAGGCAGCACCGCCGGCACCCAG ACCTCTTCCCTCCGCTGGGGGCTCCGAGCACGCTGACGCCCGGCGGTGACCCCGGCAGCCCCGGGCAGGGCGAGTTCAGCCACGTGGACCTTGCGGTTCTCTTCTCCGACCCGCCGGCCGACGGCAGTGCCGCCCCCGGGCCCCCCGACGCGGCGCTGGGCCCTGGGATCCTGACCGTCGACGTGACTCCTGCGGGTGCCTCTCTTGGAGGGGACCTGCCTGCCGGTCAGGCTTCCTTTGGGCCGATGGACCCACTGGTCTTCGTGGCCCACAGTGACGTCCCGCCTGGCCCGGACAGCCCCCTCGTCCTTGGGACAGCAGCCGTGGGTTTCCAGCAGGGCGGCCTCGCTGCGGATGACTTGCCGGCCATGGGCACAGGGACCCTGGGCTGTCTGGTGGCTGTGCCTGTGAAGAGCTTGGATCAGGACCCCCAGGCTCTGACCCCGAGCGGCCCCCAGGGAGCCAGCAGCGCTCCTGAACCCCTGGTGCCCATCAAGATGGAGCCAGACTCGCCCCCCCGCGCCCAGCCCGGCTGGCAGCAGGAGCCGGGCGAAGGGGCGTCGCGGCCTGCAGAGTCCAGCCCCTCGGAGCAGCGTGGTCCTCGGAGAGACGCCGGGCTCGCGGCGGGGACCAGCGGCTTCTACCTG GAAGGTGGAGGCTCCGCGAGAACTGATTGCCAGTCCGTCCAGCGAGCCAAGGAGAAGAGGCAGAGAGGCGCCGGGGGCCGCTTGG gcagCACGTGTGCCCACAGTTGTGCGTGA
- the ZXDC gene encoding zinc finger protein ZXDC isoform X3, producing the protein MDAPALLAAAAPDALGPQLGGGPGRPRRAPGPARRRLLLLREPEGGARGPRCGEAGPPAAGGGDSLVVLLDVARGAAAAPGRREPEPEPRAASSLAGRLAQAPAPRPRAGRWPQDLLVRLERGVLALAAPSRGPPPGQEAGSPAEARRAPAGPGYRCPEPQCALAFAKKHQLQVHLLTHGSGQGRRPFKCPLDGCGWAFTTSYKLKRHLQSHDKLRPFGCPVGGCGKKFTTVYNLKAHMKAHEQESLFKCEVCAERFPTHAKLSSHQRSHFEPERPYKCDFPGCEKTFITVSALFSHNRAHFREQELFSCSFPGCSKQYDKACRLKIHLRSHTGERPFICDSDSCGWTFTSMSKLLRHKRKHDDDRRFPCPVEGCGKSFTRAEHLKGHSVTHLGTKPFACPVEGCCARFSARSSLYIHAKKHLQDVAPPKSRCPVSSCDRLFASKHSMKAHVLRQHRRHPDLFPPLGAPSTLTPGGDPGSPGQGEFSHVDLAVLFSDPPADGSAAPGPPDAALGPGILTVDVTPAGASLGGDLPAGQASFGPMDPLVFVAHSDVPPGPDSPLVLGTAAVGFQQGGLAADDLPAMGTGTLGCLVAVPVKSLDQDPQALTPSGPQGASSAPEPLVPIKMEPDSPPRAQPGWQQEPGEGASRPAESSPSEQRGPRRDAGLAAGTSGFYLEGGGSARTDCQSVQRAKEKRQRGAGGRLDS; encoded by the exons ATGGACGCGCCGGCGCTGCTTGCCGCCGCGGCCCCGGACGCGCTCGGGCCCCAACTCGGCGGTGGCCCCGGCCGGCCCCGCAGAGCCCCGGGCCCCGCGCGCCGCCGCTTGCTGCTGCTGAGGGAGCCCGAGGGCGGCGCGCGGGGCCCGCGCTGCGGGGAGGCCGGGCCGCCGGCCGCCGGCGGCGGCGACTCTCTCGTGGTGCTGCTGGACGTGGCGCGCGGCGCGGCCGCGGCCCCGGGGCGGCGGGAGCCGGAGCCCGAGCCCCGCGCCGCCTCGAGCCTGGCCGGCCGCCTCGCGCAGGCCCCGGCGCCGCGCCCTCGGGCCGGCCGCTGGCCCCAGGACCTGCTGGTGCGCCTGGAGCGCGGCGTCCTCGCGCTGGCCGCGCCGTCCCGGGGCCCGCCCCCCGGCCAGGAGGCCGGCAGCCCGGCAGAGGCCCGCCGCGCGCCCGCCGGGCCCGGCTACCGGTGCCCCGAGCCGCAGTGCGCGCTCGCGTTCGCCAAGAAGCACCAGCTCCAGGTGCACCTGCTCACGCACGGCAGCGGCCAGGGCCGGCGGCCCTTCAAGTGCCCGCTGGACGGCTGCGGCTGGGCCTTCACCACGTCCTACAAGCTCAAGCGGCACCTGCAGTCGCACGACAAGCTGCGGCCGTTCGGCTGCCCAGTGGGCGGCTGCGGCAAGAAGTTCACCACCGTGTACAACCTCAAGGCGCATATGAAGGCGCACGAGCAGGAGAGCCTGTTCAAGTGCGAGGTGTGCGCCGAGCGCTTCCCCACGCACGCCAAGCTCAGCTCGCACCAGCGCAGCCACTTCGAGCCCGAGAGGCCCTACAAGTGCGACTTTCCCG GCTGCGAGAAGACATTCATCACTGTGAGCGCTCTGTTTTCCCATAACCGGGCCCACTTCCGGGAACAAGAGCTCTTTTCCTGCTCCTTTCCGGGATGCAGCAAGCAGTACGACAAAGCCTGTCGCCTGAAAATCCACCTGAGAAGCCACACAG GTGAGAGGCCTTTTATCTGTGACTCCGACAGTTGCGGCTGGACCTTCACCAGCATGTCTAAGCTCTTGAGGCACAAGAG GAAGCATGACGACGACCGCCGGTTCCCCTGCCCCGTCGAGGGCTGCGGCAAGTCATTCACCCGGGCCGAGCACCTGAAGGGCCACAGCGTCACCCACCTGGGTACCAAGCCCTTCGCCTGTCCTGTGGAAG GGTGCTGCGCCAGGTTCTCGGCGCGGAGCAGCCTCTACATCCACGCCAAGAAGCACCTGCAGGATGTGGCTCCCCCGAAGAGCAGGTGTCCGGTGTCCAGCTGCGACCGGCTCTTTGCCTCCAAGCACAGCATGAAGGCCCACGTGCTCAGGCAGCACCGCCGGCACCCAG ACCTCTTCCCTCCGCTGGGGGCTCCGAGCACGCTGACGCCCGGCGGTGACCCCGGCAGCCCCGGGCAGGGCGAGTTCAGCCACGTGGACCTTGCGGTTCTCTTCTCCGACCCGCCGGCCGACGGCAGTGCCGCCCCCGGGCCCCCCGACGCGGCGCTGGGCCCTGGGATCCTGACCGTCGACGTGACTCCTGCGGGTGCCTCTCTTGGAGGGGACCTGCCTGCCGGTCAGGCTTCCTTTGGGCCGATGGACCCACTGGTCTTCGTGGCCCACAGTGACGTCCCGCCTGGCCCGGACAGCCCCCTCGTCCTTGGGACAGCAGCCGTGGGTTTCCAGCAGGGCGGCCTCGCTGCGGATGACTTGCCGGCCATGGGCACAGGGACCCTGGGCTGTCTGGTGGCTGTGCCTGTGAAGAGCTTGGATCAGGACCCCCAGGCTCTGACCCCGAGCGGCCCCCAGGGAGCCAGCAGCGCTCCTGAACCCCTGGTGCCCATCAAGATGGAGCCAGACTCGCCCCCCCGCGCCCAGCCCGGCTGGCAGCAGGAGCCGGGCGAAGGGGCGTCGCGGCCTGCAGAGTCCAGCCCCTCGGAGCAGCGTGGTCCTCGGAGAGACGCCGGGCTCGCGGCGGGGACCAGCGGCTTCTACCTG GAAGGTGGAGGCTCCGCGAGAACTGATTGCCAGTCCGTCCAGCGAGCCAAGGAGAAGAGGCAGAGAGGCGCCGGGGGCCGCTTGG